Proteins co-encoded in one Christiangramia fulva genomic window:
- a CDS encoding TIM-barrel domain-containing protein, translating into MDHPGEDWKLTKISETAIRIDQKNSSGIVVDFYGNRIFRLYQDMPFTGVHLPKANPPAKILVDNPKQPISGLQFSNNDTEIIIRTDAVKIVFNKTSGTFNVTDLESNHVVLEEVAPVQMDSTRVRIALREDPDEFFYGGGVQNGRFSHKGKTIAIENQNRWTDGGVASPKPFFWSTNGYGFMWYTFEKGEYDFGKKIPGNVLLSHNTDHLDVFFMIDKEPFEILNDYYQLTGNPVLIPKFGFYEGHLNAYNRDYWAEDKKEGITFENGKKYSESQTDSGGIKESLNGENNNYQFSARAVIDRYKKHDMPLGWILPNDGYGAGYGQTGTLEGNIQNLKEFGEYARAHGVQIGLWTQSDLHPKKGIDPLLQRDIIKEVGEAGVRVLKTDVAWVGSGYSFGLNGVADVGQIMPKYGHQARPFIITLDGWAGTQRYAAIWTGDQTGGLWEYIRFHIPTYIGAGLSGQPNITSDMDGIFGGENTLVNIRDFQWKTFTPMQLNMDGWGKNPKYPHALGEPATSINRNYLKLKSELLPYSYTIARTAVDSLPMIRPMFLEEKNNYTLGSATRYQFMYGPYFLVAPIYQNTNADSKGNDIRHGIYLPKGKWIDFFSGQEYEGGRVINSFWSPIWKLPVFVKKGAIIPLNNPNNNISEIDTQHRIYEIYPYGTTTFKQYDDDGKTTAYKKGEALYTLIESKLEDDHLTVMVHPSEGNFKGFEKEKSTEFRINLTKRPRKIKLKIDNKNIHLKEVTSLNKLKESQNAYYYNDDTDFNRFATKGSEFEKVKIRRNPQLIVKVQKADITTQALTVFIKGYEFNSPNQQKRSSGKLTPINQIKAKTSPYNIKLSWESVPNADYYEIKFNGLIYSTIKKEEYLIEYLQPEKTYSFQIRAVNKNEYSPWQEFSATTNANPLEFAIRGITAKTNVKNQPGDGIANLFDFDEGTLWHTQWGKSAVPFELVIDLNSFTKLDKLEYVPRSSGGNGIILKGAVSYSSDAQHWIPGGNIQWNNNSQNKHLKFTKQPVARYIKISVTEGVGGFGSGRELYVFRVPGASSYLPGDINNDQLIDSNDLTSYQNYTGLKLGDSDFEGYVSNGDVNKNGIIDAYDISNVAIKLEGGIAKTEKSDSIAGNIVLQTEKNRFDKGEIIQIKVIGKKMEGVNAFSFALPYDTSKFEYLGVEPLGTKEMKNFTNNRLHTNGQTILYPTFVNLGNKETLNGDLELMIIKLKAKRPVTYNLHLSQGIMVDKNLHSNSF; encoded by the coding sequence TTGGATCATCCAGGGGAGGATTGGAAACTTACCAAAATAAGCGAAACAGCGATAAGGATAGATCAGAAGAATTCCTCTGGTATCGTGGTCGATTTCTATGGGAATAGAATCTTTAGATTGTATCAGGATATGCCCTTTACCGGGGTGCATTTACCCAAGGCAAATCCTCCTGCCAAGATATTAGTGGATAATCCCAAACAACCCATTTCAGGGCTTCAATTTTCTAATAATGATACGGAAATAATTATCAGAACTGATGCCGTTAAAATTGTCTTTAATAAAACATCTGGCACTTTTAACGTTACAGATCTTGAATCGAATCATGTTGTGTTAGAAGAAGTGGCGCCGGTACAAATGGATAGTACCCGGGTGCGTATAGCATTAAGAGAGGATCCCGATGAATTTTTTTATGGCGGAGGGGTCCAAAATGGAAGGTTTTCTCATAAGGGAAAAACAATAGCCATTGAAAACCAAAATAGATGGACAGATGGAGGTGTAGCCTCCCCAAAACCCTTTTTCTGGTCTACAAATGGCTACGGGTTTATGTGGTATACCTTCGAAAAGGGGGAATATGATTTTGGTAAAAAAATACCTGGAAATGTTTTACTTAGTCACAATACAGATCATCTCGATGTATTTTTTATGATCGACAAGGAACCTTTTGAAATTTTAAACGATTATTACCAGCTTACGGGGAACCCTGTATTAATTCCAAAATTTGGATTTTATGAGGGTCATCTAAATGCTTATAACCGAGACTACTGGGCTGAGGATAAGAAGGAGGGCATAACTTTTGAAAATGGAAAAAAGTATTCTGAAAGTCAAACCGATAGCGGTGGAATTAAGGAATCGCTTAATGGGGAAAATAATAATTATCAATTCTCAGCACGTGCTGTTATAGATCGTTATAAAAAGCATGATATGCCCCTGGGGTGGATTCTGCCTAATGATGGTTATGGAGCTGGATATGGACAAACTGGAACACTTGAAGGGAACATTCAAAATTTAAAAGAGTTTGGGGAGTATGCGAGAGCTCATGGGGTGCAAATAGGACTTTGGACCCAATCCGACCTACACCCTAAAAAAGGGATAGATCCCTTATTGCAAAGGGATATTATCAAAGAAGTAGGAGAAGCTGGCGTGCGTGTTTTAAAGACAGATGTAGCCTGGGTAGGATCGGGTTATTCCTTCGGTTTAAATGGAGTAGCAGATGTCGGTCAAATTATGCCCAAATATGGACATCAGGCGCGCCCCTTTATTATCACTTTGGATGGCTGGGCAGGCACGCAACGATATGCAGCCATCTGGACAGGGGATCAAACCGGGGGACTATGGGAATACATTCGTTTTCACATTCCTACCTATATTGGAGCGGGATTATCAGGCCAACCAAATATAACTTCAGATATGGATGGTATCTTTGGGGGAGAAAATACCCTTGTCAATATTCGTGATTTCCAATGGAAAACCTTCACTCCCATGCAATTAAATATGGATGGATGGGGGAAGAATCCTAAATATCCACATGCGCTAGGTGAACCTGCGACCTCCATTAACAGAAATTATTTAAAATTAAAATCTGAGTTATTGCCCTATAGCTACACGATCGCCAGAACAGCCGTGGACAGTCTTCCCATGATCAGACCAATGTTTTTAGAAGAAAAAAATAATTACACACTGGGATCAGCGACCAGGTATCAATTCATGTATGGACCTTATTTTTTGGTGGCTCCTATATATCAAAACACCAATGCAGATTCCAAAGGGAATGATATTCGACATGGCATTTACTTACCCAAGGGTAAATGGATTGATTTTTTTTCCGGTCAGGAATATGAAGGGGGAAGGGTTATTAATAGTTTTTGGAGTCCGATATGGAAATTACCGGTTTTTGTAAAAAAAGGAGCTATCATTCCTTTGAATAATCCTAATAATAATATATCCGAAATTGATACCCAGCATCGAATCTATGAAATATATCCTTATGGCACAACAACATTCAAACAATATGATGACGATGGAAAAACAACCGCGTATAAAAAAGGCGAGGCCCTGTATACCTTAATAGAATCTAAACTTGAAGATGATCATCTAACAGTTATGGTTCATCCCTCCGAAGGGAATTTTAAAGGTTTTGAAAAAGAAAAATCAACAGAATTCAGGATTAACCTTACAAAAAGGCCACGTAAGATTAAGCTAAAAATTGACAACAAAAATATTCATCTTAAGGAAGTTACTTCATTAAATAAACTCAAGGAATCCCAAAATGCCTATTATTATAATGATGATACAGATTTTAACCGTTTTGCTACTAAGGGATCCGAATTTGAAAAAGTGAAGATCAGAAGGAATCCGCAATTGATTGTTAAGGTTCAAAAAGCCGATATCACGACACAGGCTCTTACGGTTTTTATAAAAGGTTATGAATTCAATTCACCCAATCAACAAAAAAGGAGTAGCGGGAAATTAACACCTATAAATCAAATTAAGGCGAAAACCAGTCCTTATAATATTAAATTAAGCTGGGAATCAGTTCCCAATGCGGATTATTACGAAATTAAGTTTAATGGTCTTATCTATTCTACTATAAAAAAGGAAGAATACCTTATAGAATATCTACAACCTGAAAAAACCTATTCTTTTCAAATTAGGGCTGTAAATAAAAATGAATATTCTCCATGGCAGGAATTTTCTGCAACCACGAATGCTAACCCTTTAGAATTTGCCATAAGAGGTATAACGGCAAAAACGAATGTTAAAAATCAACCAGGAGATGGGATTGCGAATCTTTTTGATTTTGACGAGGGAACTTTATGGCATACCCAGTGGGGGAAATCCGCTGTACCATTTGAATTGGTGATCGATCTGAACTCTTTTACTAAACTGGATAAATTGGAATATGTGCCACGCAGTAGTGGAGGGAATGGCATCATATTAAAAGGAGCTGTCTCATACAGCAGTGATGCACAACATTGGATCCCAGGTGGAAACATTCAATGGAATAACAATTCTCAAAACAAGCATTTAAAATTTACCAAACAACCGGTGGCCAGGTATATCAAAATTTCTGTCACCGAAGGAGTAGGTGGTTTTGGATCGGGCCGTGAACTATATGTGTTCAGGGTTCCAGGAGCTTCATCCTATTTGCCGGGAGATATAAATAACGACCAATTAATCGATTCTAATGATCTGACTTCTTACCAAAACTATACAGGTCTTAAACTTGGTGATTCAGACTTTGAAGGATACGTTAGTAACGGTGATGTAAATAAAAATGGAATTATAGATGCCTATGATATTTCCAATGTTGCTATCAAGTTAGAGGGAGGGATCGCTAAGACTGAGAAATCAGATAGTATCGCAGGAAATATTGTATTGCAAACAGAAAAAAATAGATTCGATAAGGGTGAGATTATACAAATAAAGGTAATTGGGAAAAAAATGGAAGGAGTCAATGCATTTAGCTTTGCCCTGCCTTATGATACCAGTAAGTTTGAATATTTGGGAGTGGAACCCTTAGGGACTAAAGAAATGAAAAATTTCACCAATAACAGGTTGCATACTAATGGACAAACCATCTTATACCCCACATTTGTAAACCTGGGAAATAAGGAAACCCTAAACGGAGACCTGGAATTAATGATCATAAAATTAAAGGCGAAACGTCCGGTCACCTATAACTTACATCTTTCACAGGGAATAATGGTTGATAAAAATCTCCATTCCAATTCCTTTTAA
- a CDS encoding DUF4091 domain-containing protein, with amino-acid sequence MIVKNKKINNKKYFVNFFNFISFLFNITILRISSKEMKIYKTFITTSLMTSWFLLLFNRFRSKRNNGMYLLFLSLLSPSLTYCQKTQESQVVNYKELPNPIHPPSDLWKKRNQNFISWGSTYERYKKEAPPSIGKAQKRIHLKGWKGEKLNAQFLVSTYKKPLNLSIDISDLKSSSTAYTIKNDLIETNFVRYVITDELNHDGKGGCGPRNAHDFDSTLVADPLDNITEVLPVPLHTTRPVWLKINIPPFAPAGTYKGFVKIKDHDRILKELIIYLKVINRTLPASKEWKFHLDLWQNPYAAARYYQVDPWSKAHFSVMKKDLKHYVEAGGKSITASIINKPWNGQTYDAYHSMVKWTLKKNGSWKFDFTTFDKWVTFMTDLGITKQINCYSMVPWSYSFDYFDEATNTVKTIKTQPGDPTYNRMWKSMLISFADHLEKKGWFEKTFIAMDERPKEVMLSTIALINSTGKNFNISFAGEKHAEIMNEIKDYCFPIDNPFSPETIINRKKKGFTTTFYTSCSQSFPNSFTFSDPGETEYYGWYAASHNLDGYLRWAYASWVAQPLLDSRYKTWAAGDTYLIYPDGRSSIRFEKLLEGIQYYEKIRVLKKELRKNTASWNKLEKVLEENKSAKNRQTLREQLIESKEIINSL; translated from the coding sequence GTGATTGTAAAAAATAAAAAAATTAATAATAAAAAATACTTTGTAAATTTTTTTAATTTCATTTCCTTTCTTTTTAATATTACAATATTAAGAATAAGTTCAAAAGAAATGAAAATATATAAAACATTTATCACAACTTCTTTGATGACATCATGGTTCCTTCTTCTCTTTAACAGATTTCGATCGAAAAGAAATAATGGTATGTATTTACTTTTCCTCAGTTTACTTTCGCCCAGCTTGACCTATTGCCAGAAAACTCAAGAAAGTCAAGTGGTGAATTATAAAGAACTGCCAAATCCCATTCACCCCCCTTCCGATCTGTGGAAAAAACGTAACCAGAATTTTATAAGTTGGGGCAGCACCTATGAACGTTACAAAAAAGAGGCGCCACCCTCGATAGGAAAAGCTCAAAAAAGAATACATCTAAAAGGGTGGAAAGGTGAAAAATTAAATGCTCAATTCCTGGTATCCACCTATAAAAAGCCCCTTAATCTGTCCATTGATATTTCTGATTTGAAAAGTTCAAGTACCGCGTATACCATCAAAAATGACTTAATTGAAACCAATTTTGTTCGTTATGTGATCACAGACGAATTAAACCACGACGGTAAAGGAGGTTGTGGTCCGAGGAATGCTCACGATTTTGATTCTACCCTGGTGGCGGACCCCCTGGATAATATTACGGAAGTTTTGCCGGTTCCGCTTCATACAACCCGGCCCGTATGGCTAAAAATAAATATTCCCCCCTTTGCTCCAGCAGGCACCTATAAAGGATTCGTTAAGATAAAAGATCATGATCGCATTCTAAAGGAACTTATCATTTATTTAAAAGTTATAAATAGAACATTACCTGCTTCCAAAGAATGGAAATTCCATTTGGATCTATGGCAAAATCCTTACGCGGCAGCTAGATATTATCAAGTCGATCCATGGAGTAAAGCACATTTTTCGGTGATGAAGAAAGATTTGAAGCATTATGTCGAGGCAGGTGGTAAATCAATCACAGCTTCCATTATTAATAAACCTTGGAATGGACAAACTTATGATGCCTATCATTCTATGGTTAAATGGACATTAAAAAAAAATGGAAGCTGGAAATTTGATTTTACGACTTTTGATAAATGGGTAACCTTTATGACTGATTTAGGAATAACAAAACAAATTAACTGCTATTCTATGGTTCCCTGGAGCTATTCCTTTGACTACTTCGATGAAGCAACCAACACTGTTAAGACAATTAAAACGCAACCAGGAGATCCTACTTATAACCGTATGTGGAAATCCATGCTTATTTCATTTGCCGACCATCTGGAAAAAAAGGGTTGGTTTGAAAAGACATTTATTGCTATGGACGAACGTCCAAAAGAAGTCATGCTTTCAACCATAGCATTAATTAATTCGACCGGAAAAAATTTCAATATTTCATTTGCAGGTGAAAAACATGCGGAAATTATGAATGAAATAAAGGATTATTGTTTCCCTATTGACAACCCCTTTTCTCCAGAGACTATAATAAATAGAAAAAAGAAAGGTTTTACGACCACCTTCTATACAAGCTGTTCTCAATCTTTTCCCAATAGTTTTACCTTTAGCGATCCAGGGGAAACCGAATACTATGGATGGTATGCTGCCTCCCACAACCTGGATGGTTATCTCCGTTGGGCTTACGCAAGTTGGGTTGCACAACCTTTATTGGACAGTCGCTATAAAACCTGGGCTGCTGGTGATACCTACTTAATCTATCCAGATGGTCGTTCATCTATACGATTTGAAAAATTGCTTGAGGGCATCCAATACTACGAAAAGATCCGTGTTTTGAAAAAGGAACTTAGAAAGAATACCGCTTCCTGGAATAAACTCGAAAAGGTATTAGAAGAAAATAAATCGGCAAAAAATAGGCAAACTTTAAGAGAGCAATTGATAGAAAGTAAGGAAATAATTAATTCACTTTAA
- a CDS encoding SGNH/GDSL hydrolase family protein, producing MVVRIRKRNFFNLLIALLFLSATSAQESTDYIWYDLAKVYKYGKVSQNTQNPFQRFPDTMQKAVRPEVWSLSLNPAGVTIKFKTQADQIIIKYKVKGKLAFPHMPATGVSGIDLYLKNKMDKWQWVKGTYHFSDTISYNYQLDNSSGKLKEFMLYLPLYATVEGMQIGVSQSNGINIQKSEGSLPMIIYGTSITQGACASRPGNAWTNKLGRKTGIPILNFGFSGNGWLEPEILEYLVQQQARAYILDCLANFDRPSLGPDEAYKRLIYSVAKIRAIHPNTPIIFTDHAGYGDADIYSPRKHAVDRLNKANHKAYELLLAKGDQNLYLLTQQQIGLQSRDFVDGLHPTDGGMEKYAAAYFNLVSEIFNK from the coding sequence ATGGTTGTCAGAATCAGGAAACGCAATTTTTTCAATCTTTTAATCGCCTTGTTGTTTCTCTCTGCTACTTCTGCACAGGAATCCACGGATTATATTTGGTATGATCTTGCCAAGGTTTATAAGTATGGTAAGGTTTCACAAAACACTCAAAATCCATTTCAGCGATTTCCCGATACGATGCAAAAGGCAGTAAGACCTGAAGTGTGGAGCTTATCGTTAAATCCGGCAGGGGTTACTATTAAATTTAAGACACAGGCCGATCAAATAATTATCAAGTATAAGGTCAAAGGAAAATTAGCATTTCCTCATATGCCGGCTACAGGAGTAAGTGGAATCGATCTTTACCTAAAGAATAAAATGGATAAATGGCAATGGGTAAAGGGTACTTATCATTTTAGTGATACGATTTCTTATAACTATCAATTAGATAACTCCTCAGGAAAGCTAAAAGAGTTTATGCTTTACTTACCCTTGTACGCCACGGTTGAGGGAATGCAGATAGGCGTATCTCAATCAAATGGTATTAATATTCAAAAATCGGAGGGTTCCCTTCCGATGATAATTTATGGTACTTCAATTACCCAGGGAGCATGTGCGAGCCGACCTGGTAACGCCTGGACCAATAAACTGGGTCGCAAGACCGGCATTCCTATTCTCAATTTTGGGTTTTCTGGAAATGGATGGCTGGAACCTGAAATCCTGGAGTATTTGGTACAACAGCAGGCACGGGCTTATATTTTGGATTGTCTGGCAAATTTTGACCGACCTTCCCTTGGACCGGATGAAGCCTACAAAAGATTAATTTATTCCGTTGCGAAAATAAGAGCCATTCATCCTAATACCCCCATAATTTTTACAGACCATGCGGGTTATGGGGATGCTGATATTTATTCCCCTAGAAAGCACGCAGTTGATCGTTTAAATAAAGCGAATCATAAGGCTTATGAATTATTATTAGCAAAGGGAGATCAGAATTTATATTTATTGACCCAACAGCAAATTGGATTGCAGTCAAGAGACTTTGTTGATGGTCTTCACCCAACCGATGGAGGAATGGAAAAATATGCAGCGGCTTATTTCAACCTTGTTTCAGAAATTTTCAATAAATAA
- a CDS encoding sodium:solute symporter family transporter yields the protein MDKAQFHWDSIAKLPLEKGLNGSFAGINDGVLIIAGGANFPNEPVWEGGNKKYYKKIFILQKINNHYNWIKNEVELPKPMAYGASVVTSQGLWCIGGMNSKGIYKDVFLIKWDSDLKEIRIQKKPPLPTPLANMDATVINDKIYIAGGQEEIGGKATKNFFSFTPGKGWQRLKDIPGQGRIQPVVIAQNNGKTNVVYVFSGTYYDSTAQDPNKFLTDVWQYNPLSDQWSQKASIPNNGTPGLQGGYVGAAPVTKLGDAHILFFGGAGGDHQLWSQRLPLLKQLQSIQSEKKDSLSGSKKLDSLNNKIAENYQNTSFSKTIWAYHTITDTWSKRGTIPGKTQVVAKALKWDDDIVIPLGEIRPGIRTPIIRSVDVNPRKTNFGLVNYATLILYLGLMIGIGWYFSRRNKSSNDYFLAGGRIPWWAAGLSIYATMLSAITYLSQPALAYSYDWQAYLGYFTIILIVPIIITFYLPFYRKLNITTAYEYLEKRFNIFIRMFGSTSFVLFQLARMGIVVYLPALALSTVVGIDIYMAIIIMGVLAILYTVMGGIEAVIWTDVIQVIVLIGGLILGLIFIAYDIGDVGYIFSTAYQDGKFQLFDFRWSLTEVVTWSLFLGTFALNFAPYTTDQAVVQRYLTTSDEKQARKSIWMNAIISIPAGLLIFLLGTFLYVYFKDHPQFLQIGMQNDGIFPLFIADHLPPGVAGLVIAGIYSAAMSSLDSSMHSVSTVVTVDYFKRFTRPKSDVTTMRIARWVTIIVGVLGTGVAAFMAAYPIASLFFFFQEVVGLFGSALAGVFMLGIFFRKANWIGALSGAILSVLSLIFVKYYTELNFYIYPLIAIPTCVVTGYIISLLVPVKTPVSNELVYSRKNKRIKSNKSI from the coding sequence ATGGACAAAGCTCAATTCCATTGGGATTCTATTGCGAAGTTACCGTTAGAAAAAGGTCTTAATGGAAGCTTTGCAGGGATTAATGATGGTGTTTTAATCATAGCAGGGGGTGCCAATTTTCCGAATGAACCGGTTTGGGAAGGAGGTAATAAGAAATATTACAAGAAGATTTTCATTCTTCAAAAAATTAACAACCACTATAATTGGATTAAGAATGAGGTTGAACTACCAAAACCTATGGCTTATGGGGCTTCAGTCGTTACCTCACAAGGGCTGTGGTGCATTGGAGGAATGAATTCTAAAGGAATATACAAAGATGTATTTCTTATAAAATGGGATTCGGATTTAAAAGAAATAAGGATTCAAAAGAAGCCTCCGCTTCCGACGCCTTTGGCAAATATGGATGCCACGGTTATAAATGATAAAATATATATTGCAGGGGGACAGGAAGAAATAGGTGGGAAAGCAACTAAAAATTTCTTTTCATTTACCCCGGGAAAGGGCTGGCAAAGATTAAAAGATATTCCTGGGCAGGGTAGAATTCAGCCGGTTGTTATTGCTCAGAACAATGGAAAAACCAATGTCGTATATGTTTTTAGCGGGACGTATTATGATAGTACTGCTCAGGATCCTAATAAATTCCTGACCGATGTATGGCAATACAATCCTTTATCGGATCAATGGAGTCAGAAAGCCTCAATCCCTAACAATGGTACTCCAGGACTTCAGGGTGGGTATGTTGGAGCGGCTCCGGTAACTAAGCTGGGTGACGCACATATATTATTTTTTGGAGGTGCAGGAGGTGATCATCAGCTATGGAGCCAAAGACTTCCCCTTTTAAAACAGCTTCAATCGATTCAATCAGAAAAAAAAGATTCTTTATCAGGTTCAAAAAAGCTGGATTCCCTGAACAATAAAATTGCGGAAAATTATCAAAATACCTCATTTTCAAAAACCATATGGGCGTATCATACCATTACAGATACCTGGTCAAAACGAGGAACCATTCCGGGAAAGACTCAAGTAGTTGCGAAGGCACTTAAATGGGATGATGACATTGTTATACCTTTAGGGGAAATCCGTCCCGGTATTAGAACTCCAATTATTCGAAGTGTCGATGTCAACCCAAGAAAAACAAATTTCGGGTTGGTAAATTATGCTACCCTTATTCTTTATTTAGGGTTAATGATCGGAATTGGATGGTATTTTTCCCGGCGCAATAAAAGTAGTAACGATTATTTCCTGGCTGGGGGCCGAATTCCCTGGTGGGCTGCAGGTTTAAGTATTTACGCAACCATGTTAAGTGCGATCACCTATCTTTCTCAACCAGCCTTAGCATACAGTTACGATTGGCAGGCATACTTAGGATATTTTACCATTATCTTGATAGTGCCTATAATTATAACCTTTTATTTGCCATTTTATAGAAAACTAAATATCACCACCGCTTATGAATATCTTGAAAAACGGTTCAATATTTTTATAAGGATGTTTGGAAGCACTTCGTTTGTGCTTTTCCAGTTAGCTCGTATGGGAATAGTGGTTTACCTGCCAGCTTTGGCCTTATCCACGGTTGTAGGAATTGATATTTATATGGCCATTATAATTATGGGAGTATTAGCAATACTATATACCGTAATGGGGGGTATTGAAGCTGTAATCTGGACCGATGTAATTCAGGTCATCGTATTAATCGGGGGTCTTATACTTGGATTAATCTTTATTGCATATGATATAGGTGATGTTGGGTATATATTTTCAACAGCCTACCAGGACGGAAAGTTCCAGCTTTTTGATTTTAGATGGAGTCTTACAGAGGTAGTTACATGGTCTCTATTTCTTGGAACTTTTGCTTTGAATTTTGCACCCTATACCACAGATCAAGCAGTGGTTCAACGTTATCTTACTACTTCTGATGAGAAGCAAGCTCGAAAGAGTATTTGGATGAATGCCATCATTTCAATACCGGCGGGACTCTTAATATTCTTATTAGGGACCTTTTTATACGTCTATTTTAAAGATCATCCTCAGTTTCTGCAAATAGGTATGCAGAATGATGGGATTTTCCCATTGTTTATTGCGGACCATTTACCGCCAGGAGTAGCTGGATTGGTTATTGCAGGTATCTACTCGGCGGCTATGTCGAGTTTAGATAGTAGTATGCATAGTGTTTCTACGGTGGTTACAGTGGATTATTTTAAACGCTTTACCCGACCTAAATCTGATGTAACCACTATGCGTATCGCACGATGGGTTACTATAATTGTTGGAGTGCTCGGAACGGGTGTCGCCGCGTTTATGGCAGCCTATCCTATAGCCTCCTTATTTTTCTTCTTTCAGGAAGTAGTGGGACTTTTTGGTAGTGCCCTGGCTGGAGTTTTTATGCTGGGAATCTTTTTTCGAAAAGCCAATTGGATTGGAGCCTTGTCAGGAGCAATTTTAAGTGTTCTTTCCCTCATTTTTGTAAAGTATTACACGGAACTGAATTTTTATATATATCCATTAATTGCTATTCCTACCTGTGTCGTAACGGGCTATATTATTTCATTACTCGTTCCTGTGAAAACACCGGTATCGAATGAGTTGGTATATAGCCGAAAAAATAAGCGAATAAAAAGTAATAAATCGATATAA
- a CDS encoding sialate O-acetylesterase has product MVFQRNVPITIWGKSAPGNHINILFSGNYKNVVTRVDSTWNVEFQPLPATKEPQKLEIWSKHEKIVLDNILIGDVWLLSGQSNMEYPLGSEAHFAKEQEQLVDGRLRYFNANYIGKGIYGEKYTREALNKLNAQEYFTGTWQESQLPEVKELSAVGYYFGKKIITETGVPIGLINIAIGGAPIETFISVNRLKNSKVFRKKVQGNWLYNDALPVWIRQRGMENVRNSFIYKDSLGPNHSYKPGFAYEAMVKTLLPFPIKGIVWYQGESNAQEQERVEEYPALQKLMIQNYRSKWRQPKMPFYWVQLSSIDTINYDSHYWPPFRNNQRLLLKSIKHGGMVVSSDIGNQTNIHPSNKKDVGERLARWALNDCYGVKMITSGPLPVQAHYKNGKVIISFQYTGDGLKTMGNKKLLGFSINGKTPIPAIIHQDKVIIKVKEQPEYIFYGWQPFSTGNLYNSENLPASTFKLIVNP; this is encoded by the coding sequence ATGGTATTTCAAAGAAATGTTCCTATAACTATTTGGGGGAAATCGGCCCCAGGGAACCATATTAATATTTTATTTTCCGGGAATTACAAAAATGTCGTAACCCGAGTTGATAGTACTTGGAATGTAGAATTTCAACCATTACCGGCTACAAAAGAACCCCAAAAATTAGAAATCTGGTCCAAGCATGAAAAAATAGTACTGGATAATATTTTAATTGGGGATGTATGGTTGTTGTCTGGACAGTCTAATATGGAATATCCTTTAGGTTCTGAGGCCCATTTTGCCAAAGAACAAGAACAACTAGTAGATGGAAGATTAAGGTATTTCAATGCGAATTATATCGGGAAAGGTATTTATGGTGAAAAGTATACCAGAGAAGCACTCAATAAACTCAATGCGCAAGAATATTTTACAGGAACCTGGCAAGAGAGTCAATTGCCAGAGGTAAAAGAATTAAGTGCGGTAGGATATTATTTTGGAAAAAAAATAATAACCGAAACCGGCGTTCCTATTGGCTTAATAAATATTGCGATTGGCGGAGCCCCTATTGAGACCTTCATTTCAGTTAATAGACTGAAGAATTCAAAAGTATTCCGAAAAAAGGTTCAAGGAAATTGGTTATATAATGATGCTTTACCGGTTTGGATCAGGCAACGAGGAATGGAGAACGTGAGAAATAGTTTTATTTACAAGGATTCTTTAGGTCCTAATCATTCCTATAAGCCTGGTTTTGCCTATGAAGCAATGGTTAAAACGTTACTCCCCTTTCCAATAAAAGGAATAGTGTGGTACCAGGGAGAAAGTAATGCACAAGAACAAGAAAGGGTGGAGGAGTATCCTGCGTTACAAAAGCTAATGATACAGAATTATCGTTCGAAATGGCGCCAGCCGAAAATGCCTTTTTACTGGGTGCAATTATCTTCCATTGATACGATAAACTATGATTCCCATTACTGGCCTCCCTTTAGAAATAATCAACGTCTTTTATTGAAAAGTATAAAGCATGGGGGGATGGTCGTAAGCAGTGATATTGGGAACCAAACAAATATACATCCAAGTAATAAAAAAGATGTGGGAGAACGGCTAGCTCGCTGGGCCTTAAATGATTGTTATGGTGTAAAAATGATTACTTCTGGTCCGTTACCCGTTCAAGCACATTATAAAAATGGGAAAGTGATCATTTCTTTCCAGTATACCGGTGATGGATTGAAAACAATGGGGAACAAAAAACTTTTGGGTTTTTCTATAAATGGAAAAACTCCGATCCCTGCAATAATTCATCAAGACAAAGTGATTATCAAGGTTAAAGAGCAGCCGGAATATATCTTTTATGGATGGCAACCATTTTCAACAGGGAATCTTTACAATAGTGAAAATTTACCGGCTTCGACATTCAAATTAATTGTAAATCCATAG